Proteins found in one Desulforegula conservatrix Mb1Pa genomic segment:
- a CDS encoding ATP-binding protein gives MTIDQINETHPLYANLDEIRNAANRSADLTRQLLAFARQQPIAPKPLDLNDTVEGMLKMLRRIIGEDIDLVWMPGKTLWKVNMDPSQIDQLLANLCVNARDAISGVGKMTIETENVIFDAEYCADHAGFTEGEYIMLTVGDNGCGMDKETQSQIFEPFFTTKEIGKGTGLGLATIYGIIKQNKGFINVYSEPDHGTVFTIYLPRYMDKEDLVSHDIIEEPAIYGHEVILLVEDEPILLNMTTTMLERKGYTVLAASTPEEAISLAETYSEKIQLLITDVVMPEMNGRDLAKKILSINPSLKCLFASGYTADVIAHHGVLNSGVNFIQKPFSVKALANKVRDVLDG, from the coding sequence ATGACCATAGATCAGATAAATGAGACCCATCCTCTCTATGCCAATCTTGATGAAATAAGAAACGCGGCCAATCGTTCAGCCGATCTGACCAGGCAGTTGCTGGCCTTTGCGCGCCAGCAGCCCATTGCGCCCAAGCCGCTTGATCTGAATGATACTGTGGAAGGCATGCTCAAGATGCTGAGGCGAATCATCGGCGAGGACATAGATCTCGTATGGATGCCTGGAAAAACCCTGTGGAAGGTCAATATGGATCCGTCCCAAATAGATCAGCTCCTGGCCAACCTGTGTGTCAATGCCAGGGATGCCATCTCGGGTGTCGGAAAAATGACCATAGAAACAGAAAACGTAATATTTGATGCAGAATATTGCGCCGATCACGCTGGCTTTACTGAAGGCGAGTATATAATGCTGACTGTTGGAGACAACGGGTGCGGCATGGACAAGGAAACGCAGTCCCAGATTTTCGAGCCTTTTTTCACGACAAAAGAAATAGGCAAAGGAACAGGCCTCGGACTTGCCACGATCTACGGCATAATCAAGCAGAACAAAGGCTTCATCAATGTCTATAGTGAACCGGATCATGGAACAGTCTTCACGATATATCTGCCTCGCTATATGGACAAAGAAGACCTTGTATCACATGATATTATCGAAGAACCTGCGATATACGGACATGAGGTAATACTGCTGGTTGAAGATGAACCCATTCTCCTGAATATGACCACTACGATGCTCGAAAGGAAGGGCTATACTGTTCTGGCTGCATCCACTCCCGAGGAGGCCATAAGTCTGGCTGAGACTTATTCAGAAAAGATTCAGCTTTTAATAACCGATGTGGTAATGCCAGAAATGAACGGGAGGGATCTTGCAAAAAAAATACTTTCGATTAATCCATCCCTCAAATGCCTGTTCGCTTCCGGGTACACGGCGGATGTCATAGCCCACCACGGAGTGCTGAATTCCGGAGTCAATTTCATACAAAAGCCATTTTCAGTAAAGGCCCTTGCAAACAAGGTAAGGGACGTGCTGGATGGTTAA
- a CDS encoding NAD(P)H-dependent flavin oxidoreductase has translation MKTRITELLGIQHPIVQGGMQWVGTADLAAAVSNSGALGIVTALTQPSPEALAKEIDRARSLTDKPFAVNLTLLPTLKPVPYMEYARVIVEKKVKIVETAGRSPEEFLPMFKDAGIVLIHKCTSVRHAIKAEKMGCDAVSVDGFECAGHPGEDDIPGLILLPIARDALKIPIIASGGFGDGRGLVAALALGADGINMGTRFLATAEAPVHENIKKALVESDERQTSLIFRTLHNTARIFKNKVAEEVVAMEKRGNVRIEEIAPLVSGKRGESALHDGDIHGGVWAAGMVAGLIHDIPTVAELVSRIVKEADDIIKKRLMEIVGG, from the coding sequence ATGAAGACAAGAATCACGGAGCTTTTAGGCATTCAGCATCCAATAGTTCAGGGCGGCATGCAGTGGGTCGGAACAGCAGATCTTGCGGCTGCCGTATCAAACTCCGGGGCTCTCGGAATCGTAACTGCGCTTACCCAGCCGAGCCCAGAAGCATTGGCAAAGGAAATTGACAGGGCAAGATCTCTTACGGACAAGCCCTTTGCCGTCAATCTGACCCTCCTTCCGACCTTGAAGCCTGTTCCATATATGGAATATGCAAGGGTCATAGTTGAAAAAAAAGTAAAAATAGTGGAGACTGCCGGAAGAAGTCCCGAAGAATTTCTGCCCATGTTCAAGGATGCCGGAATCGTACTCATCCACAAATGCACATCTGTCAGACACGCCATTAAAGCCGAAAAAATGGGCTGCGATGCTGTGAGTGTTGATGGCTTTGAATGTGCCGGTCACCCTGGCGAAGATGATATCCCCGGGCTCATTCTTCTGCCAATAGCCCGTGATGCGCTGAAAATTCCAATTATTGCATCCGGCGGCTTCGGTGATGGACGGGGCCTTGTGGCGGCCCTTGCCCTCGGCGCAGACGGAATAAACATGGGAACAAGATTTCTTGCCACGGCCGAGGCTCCTGTTCATGAAAATATCAAGAAGGCTTTGGTTGAGTCTGACGAGCGCCAGACTTCCCTGATTTTCAGAACACTCCATAATACTGCCAGAATATTCAAAAATAAGGTTGCCGAAGAAGTTGTTGCAATGGAAAAACGGGGTAATGTTAGAATTGAGGAAATTGCGCCCCTTGTTTCAGGAAAGCGGGGTGAATCGGCTCTTCATGATGGAGATATACACGGCGGAGTATGGGCTGCCGGAATGGTTGCAGGCCTTATTCATGACATCCCGACCGTTGCCGAGCTTGTTTCAAGAATAGTTAAAGAAGCCGACGATATTATCAAAAAAAGACTGATGGAAATTGTTGGCGGATAA
- a CDS encoding transporter substrate-binding domain-containing protein, producing MVRAFVIINIIFCFWMTSANVYASSINLSNEELAWIEKNRTIRISGPQAFPPFQYIDKDGAFSGMASDYIYLIAKMAGLEIEVVKNFPWPEILKKVENKEIDLLTCAAKSPEREKYLVFLKPHLSFPLVIISRKDAPFISGLQSLNKKSIAIVRKNSTFDWLQRDQISFTPHFVDSPLDALKAVSIGDADASIENLAAATYLIEKNGLTNLKIAAPTSYGNYDLSIAVRKDMPELAGIFNKGLAAIDQDKHNEIRQKWIAVRYEYGIGTRDIIKWILAVCFAASLPLIVFYRWNRKLTKEIQKRIQVEAEKEKLIHDLTTALDEIKTLRGILPLCSFCKRIRDDSGYWEQVDVYIRKYSQADISHSICPDCMKENYPILVADGKKSEVSK from the coding sequence ATGGTACGAGCATTTGTTATCATAAATATAATTTTTTGCTTCTGGATGACCAGCGCCAATGTTTATGCGTCCTCTATAAATCTTTCCAATGAAGAGCTTGCATGGATAGAGAAGAACCGGACAATCCGCATCAGCGGCCCCCAGGCATTTCCTCCTTTTCAATATATTGATAAGGACGGAGCCTTTTCAGGAATGGCTTCCGATTATATTTATCTCATTGCAAAGATGGCAGGCCTTGAAATCGAAGTGGTCAAAAATTTTCCTTGGCCTGAAATACTGAAAAAGGTTGAAAACAAGGAAATAGACCTTCTTACCTGTGCGGCAAAATCTCCTGAGCGTGAAAAATATCTGGTTTTTCTAAAGCCCCATCTTTCATTTCCCCTTGTTATTATCAGCAGAAAAGACGCTCCCTTTATAAGCGGCCTTCAGAGCCTGAACAAAAAAAGCATCGCCATTGTACGCAAAAACTCCACATTTGACTGGCTTCAGCGCGACCAGATCAGTTTCACTCCGCATTTTGTCGATTCCCCCCTGGACGCCTTAAAAGCAGTTTCGATTGGAGATGCCGATGCTTCGATAGAAAATCTGGCTGCGGCAACTTATCTTATAGAAAAAAATGGGCTGACAAATCTTAAAATTGCGGCTCCGACATCTTATGGAAACTACGACCTGTCGATTGCTGTACGAAAGGATATGCCTGAGCTGGCCGGCATATTTAATAAAGGTCTGGCTGCCATAGACCAGGACAAGCACAATGAAATCCGTCAGAAATGGATAGCTGTACGCTATGAATACGGGATCGGCACAAGAGACATAATAAAATGGATTTTAGCGGTTTGCTTTGCAGCATCCTTACCTCTCATTGTTTTCTACCGCTGGAACAGGAAGCTAACAAAGGAAATTCAGAAACGAATACAGGTTGAAGCTGAAAAAGAAAAACTGATCCATGATCTTACAACAGCCCTCGATGAAATAAAAACCCTTAGGGGAATATTGCCGCTCTGTTCATTCTGCAAAAGAATAAGAGACGACTCCGGCTATTGGGAGCAGGTTGACGTCTATATCCGCAAGTATTCCCAGGCCGACATAAGTCACAGCATATGTCCGGACTGCATGAAGGAGAACTATCCAATACTCGTCGCTGACGGGAAAAAATCCGAGGTTTCAAAATAG
- a CDS encoding DUF1848 domain-containing protein: protein MASKTVISASRRTDIPAFYMPWLMRRLELGFVETENPFNARKTTLDLRPESVHSIVLWSKNYSPFIDGCYAEKITGMGYRLFFQFTLNARSIILEPGVPCLRARLEQAGNLSKIHGPEAIEWRFDPVCFFMEKGRGLVSNNLAGFEEIASSMSRIGISRCVTSFLDIYRKLKKREENAGIRFIEPDSETKLRTIEYMHGVLKKFGMKLRLCCESGLLGDSPEIKEFITPGGCIDSRLLMDIHGGSISTRPDKGQRKTKGCTCTESRDIGSYRTQPCFHNCLYCYAA from the coding sequence ATGGCTTCAAAAACTGTTATTTCAGCATCGAGGCGAACCGATATTCCGGCATTTTACATGCCCTGGCTTATGAGGCGCCTTGAGCTTGGTTTTGTGGAAACGGAAAATCCTTTTAACGCAAGAAAAACAACCCTTGATCTGAGGCCTGAATCTGTCCACAGCATTGTTTTATGGTCAAAAAATTACAGCCCCTTTATAGATGGCTGCTATGCCGAAAAAATAACCGGAATGGGCTACAGATTATTTTTCCAGTTCACCTTAAATGCCAGGTCTATAATACTTGAACCTGGAGTTCCCTGTCTTCGAGCAAGGCTTGAGCAGGCCGGAAATCTTTCAAAAATCCACGGTCCAGAAGCAATTGAGTGGCGATTCGATCCAGTCTGCTTTTTCATGGAAAAGGGAAGGGGCCTTGTTTCAAATAATCTGGCTGGTTTTGAAGAAATTGCGTCTTCAATGTCAAGGATTGGAATTTCAAGATGTGTGACCAGTTTTCTGGACATATACAGAAAACTGAAGAAGCGTGAAGAAAATGCAGGTATAAGATTCATCGAGCCTGATTCGGAAACAAAACTCAGAACCATTGAATATATGCACGGCGTTTTAAAAAAGTTTGGAATGAAACTGAGACTCTGCTGCGAGTCCGGGCTTCTTGGTGATAGCCCTGAAATAAAAGAATTCATTACCCCGGGCGGGTGTATCGACTCAAGACTCCTCATGGATATTCATGGCGGAAGCATATCGACCAGACCGGATAAGGGGCAGAGAAAAACAAAAGGGTGTACGTGCACTGAATCCCGTGACATAGGCTCATACAGAACCCAGCCGTGCTTTCACAATTGCCTTTACTGCTATGCCGCCTGA
- the metF gene encoding methylenetetrahydrofolate reductase [NAD(P)H]: MLVKDILNANSLSFSFEFFPPKTDKGWGSLFETISDLEPLKPAYVSVTYGAGGSTRDRTHDLVTKIEKDTGITVVSHLTCVGSSKDEIMDILKKYDEAGISNILALRGDAPEGTQKWEQHPDGFRHASELVAFIKKHFPHMGVGVAGFPEGHPETPNRLKEIDYLKAKVDEGADYIVTQLFFDNRDFYDFCERCDIAGINIPIVAGIMPIVTKSGMDRMAELAAGAKFPASLIRGVQRAESDEYVEKFGIHWATEQVRDLIDNKVKGIHFYTLNKSLQTLKIYESLGLKGSKQQ, encoded by the coding sequence ATGCTCGTTAAAGACATATTGAATGCCAATAGTTTATCCTTCAGTTTTGAGTTCTTTCCTCCCAAGACAGACAAGGGCTGGGGATCACTCTTTGAAACAATATCAGATCTTGAACCGCTCAAGCCAGCCTATGTAAGCGTTACATACGGAGCCGGAGGCAGCACAAGGGACAGAACCCACGATCTCGTAACAAAAATTGAAAAAGACACGGGAATAACCGTTGTCTCCCACTTGACCTGCGTTGGCTCGTCAAAGGATGAGATAATGGATATCCTGAAAAAATACGACGAGGCTGGCATATCAAATATTCTGGCTTTAAGGGGGGACGCTCCTGAAGGAACCCAAAAATGGGAGCAACATCCTGATGGATTCAGGCATGCGTCAGAGCTTGTTGCGTTCATAAAAAAACATTTTCCCCACATGGGAGTCGGAGTTGCGGGATTTCCTGAAGGCCATCCTGAAACTCCGAACAGACTCAAGGAGATAGATTATCTCAAGGCAAAGGTCGATGAAGGTGCTGATTATATTGTAACCCAGCTTTTTTTTGACAACAGGGATTTCTATGATTTCTGCGAGCGCTGCGATATTGCCGGCATAAATATTCCCATCGTGGCCGGAATCATGCCCATTGTCACAAAATCCGGGATGGACAGAATGGCTGAACTTGCGGCAGGAGCAAAATTTCCTGCATCGCTCATAAGGGGTGTGCAGAGGGCCGAATCTGATGAATATGTGGAAAAATTCGGCATACACTGGGCGACCGAACAGGTCAGAGATCTCATCGATAACAAGGTGAAGGGCATACATTTTTATACCCTGAATAAATCGCTTCAGACTTTGAAAATATACGAATCCCTCGGACTTAAGGGTTCAAAACAGCAGTAA
- the yjgA gene encoding ribosome biogenesis factor YjgA — MTDYEFEENEYGDRKSKSQVKREMLALQELGEKLLELPLDRVMKLDILPELKEAVVELKKMTAKEAKRRQIQYIGALMRNADPEPIKAAIADVEAGSYQSAKIFKRAESWRDRLCAGDDALETEIIETFPDMDVPQFRQLVRNAKKEMEKQTGKKAFRVLFKFIKDILDKPSLSVE, encoded by the coding sequence ATGACAGACTACGAATTTGAAGAGAATGAATACGGGGATCGTAAAAGCAAATCCCAGGTAAAGAGAGAGATGCTGGCGCTTCAGGAACTTGGAGAAAAGCTGTTGGAACTTCCTCTGGACAGGGTAATGAAACTGGATATTCTGCCGGAGCTGAAAGAAGCTGTGGTGGAACTGAAAAAAATGACGGCAAAGGAAGCGAAGCGCAGACAGATTCAGTATATAGGCGCACTTATGAGGAACGCCGATCCTGAGCCCATAAAAGCTGCCATAGCAGATGTCGAGGCCGGATCATACCAGTCCGCAAAAATATTCAAAAGGGCTGAAAGCTGGAGAGACAGACTCTGCGCCGGCGATGACGCACTTGAAACAGAGATAATAGAAACCTTTCCGGATATGGATGTTCCGCAGTTCCGCCAGCTTGTAAGAAACGCTAAAAAGGAAATGGAAAAGCAGACAGGAAAAAAAGCCTTCAGGGTGCTTTTCAAATTTATAAAGGATATTCTGGATAAGCCATCTTTGTCTGTTGAATAA
- a CDS encoding acyltransferase — translation MFDTRINEVGENTIIDPAVEICLEHDLKDGRGIFIGRDCVIYPRNRIVLGDMNANPEANMVIGNNVLINAGGYLSGEGGLQIGNFVLIGPNVNILSAGHEFGNPDKPIQKQGLTYGKIIIEDDAWIGAGSVVLQGITIGKGAIVGAGSVVTSNVPPYAIVIGNPARIVKYRNSQEPEKPFKKKGFMERLRSVLFG, via the coding sequence ATGTTTGACACCAGAATTAATGAAGTTGGTGAAAATACGATCATTGATCCGGCTGTTGAGATATGCCTCGAGCACGATCTTAAAGACGGAAGGGGAATTTTCATAGGGCGTGACTGCGTTATCTACCCAAGAAACCGCATAGTTCTTGGGGACATGAACGCAAACCCAGAGGCCAATATGGTAATCGGGAATAATGTCCTCATAAACGCGGGGGGCTATCTTTCCGGCGAGGGAGGGCTTCAAATAGGCAATTTCGTTCTGATTGGCCCTAACGTCAATATTCTCAGCGCAGGACATGAATTCGGCAATCCAGACAAACCTATTCAGAAACAGGGGCTGACCTACGGAAAAATAATCATCGAAGATGATGCTTGGATAGGCGCGGGATCCGTGGTACTACAGGGCATAACCATAGGAAAAGGGGCCATTGTCGGTGCCGGGTCCGTTGTCACCAGCAATGTGCCACCATATGCGATTGTAATTGGAAACCCAGCAAGGATAGTTAAATACAGAAATAGCCAGGAACCTGAAAAGCCCTTTAAAAAGAAAGGCTTTATGGAAAGGCTCCGCTCTGTTTTATTTGGGTAA
- a CDS encoding B12-binding domain-containing radical SAM protein, with protein sequence MRVLFVYVNIESHSLKHFPQGIGILSAVLKKNGYKTDMLYIDDHINDDILLSYIGNYNPHLIAFSVVTAQWQFVQKFAAVIKTKFKAPILCGGAHPTFDPEDTISDPSVNMVCVGEGEYPLLDVLDRMKNGGDLSSIPNIWVKNDEGQVFKNPVRELIADLDSLPFTDRSIMDYQDVINKSNTEPVIMSSRGCPYNCTFCSNSAIKALYRGKGRYVRQRSPENVIAEIRAMREKYEFNTLNFYDECFGYNKAWIKRFCELYKAEFRYPFGCFIRAEASDAETFEMMADAGLSLIYLGVESGNEHLRKNVMNRKVDDSRIIKACREAQAAGIQVWTFNIVGIPGETVETIDEAMNLNRLINPHFVSVSIFQPLAGTKLYDVCVENNYIQRDYKGSFYDDTVLTLPTITHEDLLKKYKEFQALSMEIRLAHEAKGDKIFLADI encoded by the coding sequence ATGAGAGTGCTTTTTGTCTATGTAAACATCGAGAGCCACAGCCTCAAGCATTTTCCCCAGGGGATAGGCATATTGTCGGCAGTCCTTAAAAAGAACGGCTATAAAACCGATATGCTCTACATTGACGATCATATAAATGATGATATTCTGCTTTCATATATAGGCAATTACAACCCTCACCTGATAGCTTTTTCTGTTGTCACGGCCCAGTGGCAGTTTGTCCAGAAATTCGCGGCTGTCATAAAAACAAAATTCAAGGCTCCCATATTATGCGGAGGGGCACACCCGACCTTTGATCCTGAAGATACGATAAGTGATCCAAGCGTTAATATGGTCTGCGTTGGAGAGGGAGAATATCCCCTGCTGGATGTCCTCGACAGGATGAAAAACGGCGGAGATCTTTCATCGATTCCAAATATATGGGTAAAAAATGACGAAGGTCAGGTTTTCAAAAATCCGGTGAGAGAACTTATAGCTGATTTAGACTCCTTGCCTTTTACAGACCGCAGCATCATGGATTACCAGGACGTCATCAACAAATCCAACACAGAACCCGTCATAATGTCCTCGCGCGGTTGTCCGTACAACTGCACATTCTGCTCAAACAGCGCCATAAAGGCGCTTTACAGAGGAAAGGGCAGGTATGTAAGACAGAGAAGCCCTGAAAACGTGATAGCCGAAATAAGGGCGATGCGTGAAAAATATGAATTCAATACCCTCAATTTTTACGATGAATGCTTCGGATATAACAAAGCATGGATAAAACGCTTCTGTGAGCTTTATAAGGCTGAGTTCAGATATCCGTTCGGATGCTTCATCAGGGCCGAGGCCTCTGATGCGGAAACATTCGAGATGATGGCTGACGCAGGCCTGTCCCTTATTTATCTTGGCGTTGAATCAGGAAATGAACATCTTAGAAAAAATGTCATGAACCGCAAGGTTGATGACTCACGCATAATCAAGGCGTGCAGGGAAGCCCAGGCCGCGGGAATACAGGTCTGGACATTCAATATTGTAGGAATTCCCGGCGAGACGGTGGAAACTATTGATGAGGCAATGAACCTCAACAGGCTCATCAATCCTCACTTTGTTAGCGTTTCAATATTTCAGCCCCTGGCAGGCACAAAACTTTATGATGTATGCGTAGAAAACAATTATATCCAGAGGGATTACAAAGGCAGTTTTTATGATGACACGGTACTGACACTGCCGACAATCACCCATGAAGATCTATTAAAAAAATACAAGGAATTCCAGGCTCTTTCCATGGAAATCAGGCTTGCCCATGAAGCAAAAGGGGATAAAATCTTCCTTGCCGACATTTAG